In Niveispirillum cyanobacteriorum, the following proteins share a genomic window:
- a CDS encoding NAD(P)/FAD-dependent oxidoreductase, giving the protein MRRPQRILLLGGGHARPPLLKRMSALGRAGHKTTLLSPAPQVWAEAVPALLAGRIDPATARLDAGALARDAGIEFIDDAVLGLDLKAGLVHRHEGEPVPFDLLSIAPEAGTRPLPGTLGHARCFATRPLSRLLDLRSALEARFEQHPGRVVALTIAGGGVEAVRIALSILHLAALLGGHVAVTLLMRGLILTGLPGPAGVRLAEILSTHGAILIEKAPVARVEGNEAVLVNGDRIAFDLFLNATGGAGPAWLKTSGLTVDANGRLRCDAKLFVGGLEHVLAGGEAVSPEGGRHPGWGTLTYNLTAMAIDLVPRRASPRKPPLFFDLGNGEALAAWGRHWTLGRTALWALRWAEGRWLL; this is encoded by the coding sequence TTGAGGAGGCCACAGCGTATCCTGCTTCTGGGCGGCGGCCACGCCCGCCCGCCCCTGCTGAAACGCATGTCCGCCCTGGGCCGGGCTGGGCACAAGACCACGCTGCTATCCCCCGCCCCGCAGGTTTGGGCGGAGGCTGTGCCGGCCCTGCTGGCTGGACGCATTGATCCGGCCACCGCCCGCCTCGATGCCGGCGCCCTGGCGCGGGATGCGGGGATCGAGTTCATTGATGATGCCGTTCTGGGCCTGGACCTGAAGGCCGGGCTGGTTCATCGGCATGAGGGGGAGCCCGTCCCCTTCGACCTGCTTTCCATCGCGCCTGAAGCGGGCACCCGGCCCCTGCCCGGCACGCTGGGACATGCCCGCTGCTTCGCCACCCGCCCCCTATCCCGTCTGCTGGACCTGCGTTCGGCCCTGGAAGCGCGGTTTGAACAGCATCCGGGCCGCGTCGTGGCCCTGACCATCGCTGGCGGCGGGGTGGAGGCGGTGCGCATCGCCCTGTCGATCCTCCATCTTGCTGCCCTGCTGGGCGGGCATGTGGCCGTCACCCTGCTGATGCGCGGCCTGATCCTGACAGGATTGCCGGGACCGGCGGGGGTTCGGCTGGCGGAAATCCTGTCGACCCATGGTGCCATCCTGATCGAAAAGGCACCCGTGGCGCGGGTAGAGGGGAATGAGGCGGTATTGGTCAATGGTGACCGCATCGCCTTCGACCTGTTCTTGAATGCGACCGGCGGGGCCGGGCCGGCCTGGCTGAAAACCAGCGGGCTGACTGTCGATGCGAACGGGCGCCTGCGCTGTGATGCCAAGCTGTTCGTGGGCGGGTTGGAACATGTGCTGGCAGGTGGTGAAGCGGTCAGCCCGGAAGGCGGGCGGCATCCCGGCTGGGGCACGCTGACCTATAACCTGACGGCCATGGCCATTGATCTGGTGCCGCGCCGGGCATCGCCGCGCAAGCCCCCTCTATTCTTCGACCTGGGTAACGGCGAAGCGCTGGCCGCCTGGGGCCGGCACTGGACGCTGGGCCGTACCGCACTATGGGCCCTGCGCTGGGCCGAGGGGCGCTGGCTGCTGTGA
- a CDS encoding YtxH domain-containing protein, translating into MGMNLLRHGTLVALLLAAPLALTACDNKGPAERAGEKIDDAAEKAADKLEEARDKAGEAVDDLRDKADEAVEKAKEDNK; encoded by the coding sequence ATGGGGATGAACCTTCTGCGCCACGGAACCCTGGTCGCCTTGCTGCTGGCCGCCCCTCTGGCCCTGACGGCCTGTGACAACAAGGGTCCGGCGGAACGCGCGGGCGAAAAGATCGACGATGCCGCCGAAAAGGCCGCCGACAAGCTGGAAGAGGCCCGCGACAAGGCGGGTGAGGCCGTGGACGACCTGCGCGACAAGGCCGACGAAGCCGTGGAAAAGGCCAAGGAAGACAATAAGTAA
- a CDS encoding SDR family NAD(P)-dependent oxidoreductase, whose product MAPPIIIIGATGGTGQALARRLAAKGHALHLVARDAVRVEDLAQNLGASHAVADVTAEDALADAVALGDRGDGIAGLAYCVGSIVIKPLKATRSADFLTAFNLNLLGAATALRAAEKGLKAAKGSVVLFSTVAVEQGFTNHAVIAAAKGAVAGLGRAMAAEWAPHVRVNVIAPSLTRTPLAAPLLSSEQMAQGIAAMHPLGRLGEADDLAAMADFLLSSDAGWITGQVLAVDGGRGTLRTKG is encoded by the coding sequence ATGGCACCCCCCATCATCATCATTGGTGCAACCGGCGGTACCGGTCAGGCCCTGGCACGACGGCTGGCGGCCAAGGGCCATGCCCTGCATCTGGTGGCGCGCGATGCGGTGCGGGTGGAGGATCTGGCCCAGAACCTGGGCGCCAGCCATGCCGTCGCTGATGTGACGGCGGAGGATGCGCTGGCCGATGCGGTGGCGCTGGGCGACCGGGGCGACGGCATCGCGGGGCTGGCCTATTGCGTCGGGTCCATCGTGATCAAGCCCTTGAAGGCAACCCGCAGTGCTGATTTCCTGACGGCCTTCAATCTGAACCTACTGGGGGCGGCCACGGCGCTGCGTGCGGCGGAAAAGGGGTTGAAAGCGGCGAAGGGCTCTGTCGTGCTGTTCTCCACTGTCGCGGTGGAACAAGGCTTCACCAACCATGCCGTCATTGCGGCGGCCAAGGGGGCGGTGGCGGGGCTGGGCCGGGCCATGGCGGCGGAATGGGCGCCGCATGTGCGCGTCAACGTCATCGCCCCGTCCCTGACCCGCACGCCGCTGGCGGCCCCGCTGCTGTCCTCCGAACAGATGGCGCAGGGCATCGCCGCCATGCACCCGCTGGGCCGGTTGGGGGAGGCCGATGATCTGGCCGCCATGGCAGATTTTCTGTTGTCGTCGGATGCCGGTTGGATCACGGGGCAGGTTCTGGCCGTTGATGGGGGACGTGGTACACTTCGCACCAAGGGATAG
- a CDS encoding nuclear transport factor 2 family protein, translating into MGSVNGQVPVDQALAAYIRFYQELRPETVVRLDRLAVPDVHFKDPFNDFRSRDRMKAVFTAMFDVLEQPRFIVRDHAVSEQTAYLRWGFVFRRKGQPRPSTIEGMSEVRFDLAGQVTSHIDHWDAAEQFYEKLPVLGWVLRKIKAYMAH; encoded by the coding sequence ATGGGATCGGTGAATGGACAGGTTCCGGTGGATCAGGCGCTGGCCGCCTATATCCGCTTTTATCAGGAACTGCGGCCCGAAACGGTGGTGAGGCTGGACCGGCTGGCGGTGCCGGACGTGCATTTCAAGGACCCGTTCAATGATTTCCGGTCGCGCGACCGGATGAAGGCGGTGTTCACGGCGATGTTCGATGTGCTGGAGCAGCCGCGTTTCATTGTGCGTGACCATGCCGTGTCGGAACAGACGGCCTATCTGCGTTGGGGCTTTGTATTCCGCCGCAAGGGACAGCCGCGCCCCAGCACCATCGAGGGCATGTCAGAAGTGCGGTTCGATCTGGCCGGACAGGTGACCAGCCATATCGACCATTGGGATGCGGCCGAGCAGTTTTACGAAAAGCTGCCCGTGCTGGGCTGGGTGCTGCGCAAGATCAAGGCCTATATGGCGCATTAG
- a CDS encoding DUF6134 family protein encodes MHRRHLILAAPLALGLGLILPRRSAAFILPETDAISFSVFRKNDSPMGYHRLRFTRDGDRLIMEKEISLEVTLAFVTAYRYRHRNREVWEAGRLVEIETRTDDDGDDYWLRAKAGPDGLMVEGSGGSYVAPADIIPTSYWNNAITSATQLLDTQRGLIMDVRMEDRGPETLTTQSGPMQARHHTINILTNPPGKTNQIDLWYDETGQWVGLAFEAKGQKITYVLDSVPVPPEPAPQSAATP; translated from the coding sequence ATGCATCGCCGCCACCTGATCCTTGCCGCCCCGCTGGCGCTGGGCCTTGGCCTGATCCTGCCGCGCCGGTCGGCGGCGTTCATCCTGCCGGAAACGGACGCCATCTCCTTTTCCGTGTTCCGCAAGAATGACAGCCCCATGGGCTATCACCGCCTGCGATTCACGCGCGATGGCGATCGGCTGATCATGGAAAAGGAGATCAGCCTGGAAGTGACCTTGGCCTTCGTCACCGCCTATCGCTACCGCCACCGCAACCGGGAGGTCTGGGAGGCGGGGCGGCTGGTGGAGATCGAAACCCGCACCGATGATGATGGTGACGATTACTGGCTGCGCGCCAAGGCCGGGCCGGACGGGTTGATGGTGGAAGGTAGCGGTGGCTCCTATGTCGCGCCCGCCGACATCATCCCCACCAGCTACTGGAACAACGCCATCACCAGCGCGACCCAGCTTCTGGATACGCAGCGCGGGCTGATCATGGATGTGCGGATGGAGGATCGGGGTCCGGAGACCTTGACCACCCAGTCCGGCCCGATGCAGGCCCGCCATCACACGATCAATATCCTGACCAACCCGCCTGGCAAAACCAACCAGATCGACCTGTGGTACGACGAAACCGGCCAATGGGTGGGTTTGGCGTTTGAGGCGAAGGGGCAGAAAATCACCTACGTTCTGGACAGCGTTCCTGTGCCGCCGGAGCCCGCCCCGCAATCGGCCGCGACACCATGA
- a CDS encoding DUF1203 domain-containing protein: MSYIVSGLQSAPFAPLFGLDDQALAQRGIRRMTAPQDGLYPCRVTLADVPAGTDVLLLSYQHQPAHTPYRAEGPIFVTEGHAETAVATGEVPLMMAKRILSVRAYDGDDMIVDADVIDGKDADALFRRYLARPEVAYLHVHLARRGCYAGRVDRM; this comes from the coding sequence ATGTCCTATATCGTCAGCGGCCTGCAATCCGCCCCTTTCGCCCCCCTGTTCGGCCTGGATGATCAGGCGCTGGCCCAGCGCGGCATACGGCGCATGACGGCGCCACAGGACGGGCTTTACCCCTGCCGCGTCACGCTGGCCGATGTGCCGGCGGGCACCGATGTCCTGCTTCTGTCCTATCAGCATCAACCGGCCCACACCCCCTACCGCGCCGAGGGGCCGATCTTCGTGACCGAAGGCCATGCCGAAACGGCGGTGGCGACGGGTGAGGTGCCGTTGATGATGGCCAAACGCATCCTGTCCGTCCGCGCCTATGACGGCGATGACATGATCGTCGATGCCGATGTTATCGACGGGAAGGACGCCGATGCCCTGTTCCGCCGCTATCTGGCGCGACCGGAGGTGGCGTATCTGCATGTGCATCTGGCCCGGCGCGGATGCTATGCCGGGCGCGTGGATCGTATGTAA
- the amt gene encoding ammonium transporter, giving the protein MTSDPVVHLWVLTATALVFAMQLGFCLLEVGFVRAKNSINVAIKNVMDFCIAGFLFWLFGYAIMFGPSWLGLIGTGGFMPDHLDAATPLVFILFQIMFCGTATTIVSGAVAERMGYGSYIVVSALLSALIYPVFGHWAWGGMAGPQSQGWLSALGFIDFAGSTVVHSVGGWLSLAAVLVIGPRTGRFDPGVRALGSNNLTMAASGVLVLWFGWLGFNGGSVLGDLDKAPGVLLNTVVAGCAGGLTGHFVSVLMEPKPRVEHFLNGILGGLVGITACALVVGTGSAAIIGAVAGIIVIAGGVLLDRLKIDDAVGAVPVHLFAGIWGTLCVALFGDVALFGTGLSRWQQLGVQLTGVAACGVFTFGSGYILLRVINRIFPLRIDVEAERLGLNVAEHGATSPMLDLAAEMERHRQEGKFDRPVHVEPQSDVELIAAQYNRVIDRVTSEIQRHSLLLDELGKAKVEAENSNLAKSQFLATMSHELRTPLNAVIGFSQLIADQAYGPIDEHYVEHARDIHDGGKHLLALVNDVLDFSRLEAGKFQLNEQPLDLARILRGVHRLMQPLAESGSMGLILDVSPDLPALQADERAIRQILINLVGNAVKFTPAGGKVKLSASFEPDRRLCLTVSDTGIGMDPALVSKALEPFTQLEGGLAKGHGGSGLGLSLVNALVRLHDGTLVIQTAPGKGTSVHIRFPIARTIERAAEKDRRTG; this is encoded by the coding sequence ATGACGAGTGATCCGGTCGTTCATCTATGGGTCCTGACCGCGACGGCCCTGGTCTTCGCGATGCAGCTGGGATTCTGCCTGTTGGAGGTCGGGTTCGTCCGGGCCAAGAACTCCATCAATGTCGCCATCAAGAATGTGATGGATTTCTGCATCGCCGGTTTCCTGTTCTGGCTGTTCGGCTACGCCATCATGTTCGGGCCCAGCTGGCTGGGCCTGATCGGCACCGGCGGCTTCATGCCCGACCATCTGGATGCTGCGACGCCCCTGGTCTTCATCCTGTTTCAGATCATGTTCTGCGGCACGGCCACCACGATCGTGTCGGGGGCCGTGGCCGAACGCATGGGCTATGGCAGCTATATCGTCGTCTCGGCCCTGCTGTCGGCCCTGATCTATCCGGTTTTCGGGCATTGGGCCTGGGGCGGGATGGCCGGACCGCAGAGCCAGGGCTGGCTGTCGGCTCTGGGCTTCATTGATTTCGCCGGCTCCACCGTCGTGCATTCGGTGGGCGGCTGGCTGTCGCTGGCCGCGGTGCTGGTCATCGGGCCGCGCACCGGGCGCTTTGATCCCGGCGTGCGCGCGCTGGGCAGCAATAACCTGACCATGGCGGCGTCTGGCGTGCTGGTCCTGTGGTTCGGCTGGCTGGGTTTCAATGGCGGGTCGGTGCTGGGTGATCTGGACAAGGCGCCGGGGGTCTTGTTGAACACCGTGGTCGCGGGCTGTGCCGGTGGCCTGACGGGCCATTTCGTGTCCGTGCTGATGGAGCCGAAGCCGCGCGTCGAACATTTCCTCAACGGCATTCTGGGTGGTCTGGTCGGCATCACGGCTTGTGCGCTGGTGGTGGGGACAGGGTCGGCGGCCATCATCGGGGCCGTGGCCGGGATCATCGTCATTGCCGGCGGCGTGCTGCTGGACCGGTTGAAGATCGATGATGCCGTGGGTGCCGTGCCCGTGCATCTGTTCGCCGGCATCTGGGGCACCCTGTGCGTGGCGCTCTTTGGCGATGTCGCCCTGTTCGGCACGGGCTTGTCGCGGTGGCAGCAACTGGGCGTGCAGTTGACGGGTGTGGCGGCCTGTGGCGTCTTCACCTTTGGCAGCGGCTATATCCTGCTGCGGGTTATCAACCGCATCTTCCCGCTGCGCATCGATGTGGAGGCGGAACGGCTGGGCCTGAACGTCGCCGAACATGGGGCCACCTCCCCCATGCTGGATTTGGCGGCCGAGATGGAGCGCCACCGCCAGGAGGGCAAGTTCGACCGCCCGGTGCATGTGGAGCCACAATCGGATGTGGAGCTGATCGCCGCCCAGTATAACCGCGTCATCGACCGCGTGACGTCGGAGATCCAGCGCCACTCCCTGCTGCTGGACGAGTTGGGAAAGGCGAAGGTTGAGGCGGAGAACTCCAACCTTGCCAAGTCGCAGTTCCTGGCGACGATGAGCCATGAGCTGCGTACACCGCTGAACGCCGTCATCGGCTTTTCACAGCTGATCGCCGATCAGGCCTATGGCCCCATTGACGAACATTATGTCGAGCATGCCCGCGACATCCATGATGGTGGCAAGCATCTGCTGGCCCTGGTCAATGATGTGCTGGATTTCTCGCGGCTGGAGGCGGGCAAGTTCCAGCTGAACGAACAGCCGCTGGACCTGGCCCGCATCCTGCGTGGCGTCCACCGCCTGATGCAGCCTTTGGCCGAAAGCGGCAGCATGGGCCTGATCCTGGATGTCTCCCCCGACCTGCCCGCTCTGCAGGCCGATGAACGCGCCATCCGGCAGATCCTGATCAATCTGGTTGGCAATGCGGTCAAGTTCACACCGGCGGGCGGCAAGGTGAAACTGTCGGCCAGTTTCGAGCCCGACCGCCGTCTGTGCCTGACTGTCTCGGATACGGGGATCGGCATGGACCCGGCCCTGGTCTCCAAGGCGCTGGAACCCTTCACGCAGTTGGAAGGCGGGTTGGCCAAGGGCCATGGCGGCTCGGGCCTTGGCCTGTCGCTGGTCAATGCCCTGGTGCGTCTGCATGACGGGACGCTGGTGATCCAGACGGCGCCGGGCAAGGGCACCAGCGTCCATATCCGCTTCCCCATCGCCCGCACCATCGAACGGGCGGCGGAGAAGGACCGGCGGACGGGTTAG
- the panC gene encoding pantoate--beta-alanine ligase, translated as MSLPIVRTVADLRAQVSAWRQAGLRTALVPTMGALHDGHLTLVRHGRELADRVIATVFVNPTQFGPNEDFSRYPRDEAGDAAKLASAGCDLLFAPTVDVMYPAGFATSIDVGPVTSRWEGAFRPGHFQGVATVVTKLLLQAGADVACFGEKDYQQLCTIRQLVRDLDIPVQIEGVPTVREADGLALSSRNAYLSPEQRQVAGQLNRVMRGVIDRLHAGEAVDAVLSAGTKALLDAGFTAVDYLALVDALTLEPLTVPAPGRLICTARLGGVRLLDNMAV; from the coding sequence ATGAGCCTCCCCATCGTTCGCACTGTCGCCGATCTGCGTGCCCAGGTGTCCGCTTGGAGGCAGGCCGGGCTGCGCACGGCCCTGGTTCCCACCATGGGTGCGCTGCATGACGGGCACCTGACCCTGGTGCGGCACGGGCGCGAACTGGCCGACCGGGTGATTGCCACGGTGTTCGTGAACCCCACGCAATTCGGCCCGAATGAGGATTTCAGCCGCTATCCGCGCGATGAGGCAGGTGACGCCGCCAAGCTGGCCAGTGCCGGCTGCGACCTGCTGTTCGCGCCGACCGTCGATGTGATGTATCCGGCGGGTTTCGCCACCAGCATCGATGTCGGCCCCGTTACCAGCCGCTGGGAAGGGGCGTTCCGCCCGGGCCATTTCCAGGGCGTGGCCACGGTGGTGACCAAGCTGCTGTTGCAGGCCGGTGCCGATGTCGCGTGCTTTGGGGAAAAGGATTACCAGCAGCTCTGCACCATCCGGCAACTGGTGCGCGACCTGGATATCCCGGTGCAGATTGAGGGCGTGCCGACGGTGCGCGAAGCCGATGGCTTGGCCCTGTCATCGCGCAACGCCTATCTGTCGCCCGAACAGCGGCAGGTGGCGGGGCAGCTCAATCGCGTCATGCGCGGCGTGATCGACCGGCTGCACGCCGGAGAGGCGGTGGACGCGGTCCTTTCGGCGGGCACAAAGGCCCTGCTGGATGCCGGCTTCACCGCCGTTGACTACCTGGCCTTGGTCGATGCGCTGACCCTGGAACCCCTGACGGTACCCGCCCCCGGCCGCCTGATCTGCACCGCCCGGCTAGGCGGGGTGCGGCTGTTGGATAATATGGCGGTGTAA
- a CDS encoding VOC family protein, whose translation MKYLHTMVRVTDLEQSLDFYCNKLGLKELRRMENQAGRFTLIFLAADETPDAQVELTYNWDPEVYTGGRNFGHLAFEVDDIYATCQSLMDKGVTINRPPRDGRMAFVRSPDNISIELLQKGGALAPAEPWTSMPNTGVW comes from the coding sequence ATGAAATACCTGCATACCATGGTCCGTGTGACCGACCTGGAGCAGTCGCTGGATTTCTACTGCAACAAGCTGGGCCTGAAGGAACTGCGCCGCATGGAAAACCAGGCGGGCCGCTTCACCCTGATCTTCCTGGCCGCCGATGAGACACCGGATGCGCAGGTGGAGCTGACCTATAACTGGGACCCGGAGGTCTATACGGGTGGGCGCAATTTCGGCCATCTGGCGTTCGAGGTGGATGACATCTACGCCACCTGTCAGTCGCTGATGGACAAGGGCGTGACCATCAACCGTCCGCCGCGCGACGGCCGCATGGCGTTCGTCCGCTCCCCCGACAACATCTCGATCGAGTTGCTGCAGAAGGGCGGAGCCTTGGCCCCGGCAGAGCCGTGGACCAGCATGCCCAACACGGGCGTGTGGTAA
- a CDS encoding SDR family NAD(P)-dependent oxidoreductase: MTNLHTPTPADGFAWVTGASSGIGEHVALALAAEGWSVLVSARRVEPLVALAERASGAGRIIPVPLDITDADGVKAALAPHGPIALAVLNAGTYQPDGAKELDPATFARTIDVNLIGTVNCLAAILPGMIDRGRGHVAVVSSVAGYRGLPRSLAYGASKAALNNMTESLKLDVERYGIKVQLVCPGFIKTPLTDKNDFPMPFLMPVEKAAARLVAGLKGNGFQITFPRRFTWPLLLLRRFPDALYFMMVRGTVPK; encoded by the coding sequence ATGACCAATCTGCACACCCCCACGCCCGCCGATGGTTTTGCCTGGGTTACCGGTGCCTCTTCCGGGATTGGGGAGCATGTGGCCCTGGCCCTGGCGGCGGAAGGGTGGAGCGTGCTGGTCAGTGCGCGGCGGGTGGAACCGTTGGTGGCGCTGGCGGAACGGGCTTCGGGGGCGGGGCGGATTATTCCGGTGCCGCTGGATATCACCGATGCCGACGGGGTGAAGGCGGCGCTGGCACCGCACGGGCCTATCGCGCTGGCCGTGCTCAATGCCGGGACGTATCAGCCGGATGGGGCCAAGGAGCTGGACCCAGCCACATTCGCCCGCACCATCGATGTCAACCTGATCGGCACGGTCAACTGCTTGGCGGCCATCCTGCCCGGCATGATCGACCGGGGGCGGGGGCATGTGGCCGTGGTGTCCAGCGTGGCGGGATATCGCGGCCTGCCCCGGTCGCTGGCCTATGGCGCGTCAAAGGCTGCGTTGAACAACATGACCGAAAGCCTGAAGCTGGATGTGGAGCGGTATGGCATCAAGGTGCAACTGGTCTGCCCCGGTTTTATCAAGACGCCCCTGACGGACAAGAATGACTTTCCTATGCCCTTCCTGATGCCGGTGGAGAAGGCGGCGGCGCGGTTGGTGGCGGGGCTGAAAGGCAACGGTTTTCAGATAACGTTCCCGCGTCGCTTTACATGGCCGCTTCTGCTGTTGCGCCGTTTTCCCGATGCACTGTATTTCATGATGGTCCGTGGAACCGTGCCAAAGTAA
- a CDS encoding cryptochrome/photolyase family protein, translating into MSGAVRLVLGDQLSRNLASLRGLDRTQDVVLLAEVMAEATYVPHHPQKIAFLFSAMRHFAEELRADGVRVDYIRLDDPDNTGTLGGELSRAIARHGAARAIVTFPGEWRVWKPMRQWQQDFAVPVEVKEDDRFFCPIARFRSWADGRKQLRMEFFYREMRRDYKILLTPEGQPEGGQWNFDAENRKSLPKGLKIPPPYREEPDAITAEVLALVAERFKGHFGKLEGFFYAVTAAGAEKALNHFISHCLPLFGDYQDAMAMGQETLFHSILSPYINAGLLDPRRVVDAAERAWRQGHAPLNAVEGFIRQILGWREYVRGIYWLKMPAYADTNALNAHRPLPDFYWTGRTDMNCMAQVIGQTERLAYAHHIQRLMVTGNFALLLGVEPAQIEEWYLAVYADAYDWVELPNVHGMVMHADGGYLGSKPYAASGKYIQRMSDYCTKCRYDVKETTGTTACPFNALYWNFLMENEGKLRGNPRMGLVYKGLDGMEPAKREAIRAQAGRFIAGLVPAYPATGTERS; encoded by the coding sequence ATGAGCGGTGCTGTCCGTCTGGTTCTGGGCGATCAACTGTCGCGCAATCTGGCGTCCTTGCGCGGGCTGGATAGGACCCAGGATGTGGTCTTGCTGGCAGAGGTGATGGCGGAGGCAACCTACGTTCCCCATCACCCGCAGAAGATCGCCTTTCTGTTCAGCGCCATGCGGCACTTTGCTGAGGAACTGCGGGCGGATGGCGTCCGTGTCGATTACATCCGCCTGGATGATCCCGACAATACCGGCACGCTGGGCGGGGAACTGTCCCGCGCCATTGCCCGGCACGGGGCCGCCCGCGCGATTGTCACCTTTCCCGGTGAATGGCGCGTTTGGAAACCGATGCGGCAATGGCAGCAGGATTTCGCCGTGCCGGTGGAGGTGAAGGAGGATGACCGCTTCTTCTGCCCCATCGCCCGCTTCCGGTCCTGGGCCGATGGGCGCAAGCAGTTGCGGATGGAGTTCTTTTACCGGGAGATGCGGCGGGATTACAAAATCCTGCTGACCCCGGAGGGGCAGCCGGAGGGCGGGCAGTGGAATTTCGATGCCGAAAATCGCAAATCCCTGCCCAAGGGCCTGAAAATCCCTCCGCCCTATCGGGAGGAGCCGGACGCCATCACGGCGGAGGTCCTGGCCCTGGTGGCCGAACGATTTAAGGGCCATTTCGGAAAGCTGGAAGGGTTCTTCTATGCCGTCACGGCGGCGGGGGCGGAGAAGGCGCTGAACCATTTCATCAGCCATTGCCTGCCCCTCTTTGGGGATTATCAGGATGCGATGGCCATGGGCCAGGAGACCCTGTTCCATTCCATCCTGTCGCCCTACATCAATGCCGGCCTGCTGGACCCGCGCCGTGTGGTGGATGCTGCCGAACGGGCATGGCGTCAGGGCCACGCGCCCTTGAACGCGGTGGAGGGGTTCATTCGCCAGATCCTGGGCTGGCGGGAATATGTGCGCGGCATCTACTGGCTGAAAATGCCGGCCTATGCCGACACCAACGCGCTCAACGCCCACCGCCCGCTGCCCGATTTCTACTGGACCGGGCGCACCGACATGAACTGCATGGCGCAGGTCATCGGGCAGACCGAACGGCTGGCCTATGCCCACCATATCCAGCGCCTGATGGTGACGGGCAATTTCGCCCTGCTGCTGGGCGTGGAACCGGCGCAGATTGAGGAATGGTATCTGGCCGTCTATGCCGATGCCTATGATTGGGTGGAACTGCCCAATGTGCATGGCATGGTGATGCATGCCGATGGCGGCTATCTGGGCAGCAAGCCCTATGCCGCCAGCGGCAAATATATTCAGCGCATGTCGGACTACTGCACCAAATGCCGGTATGACGTGAAGGAAACCACCGGCACCACCGCCTGCCCCTTCAACGCGCTTTACTGGAACTTCCTGATGGAGAATGAGGGCAAGCTGCGCGGCAATCCCAGGATGGGGCTGGTCTATAAGGGCCTGGACGGCATGGAACCAGCCAAGCGAGAGGCCATCCGGGCGCAGGCGGGGCGGTTCATCGCGGGGCTGGTGCCAGCGTATCCGGCCACGGGAACGGAGAGATCATGA
- a CDS encoding DnaJ C-terminal domain-containing protein yields the protein MRDPYLVLGLTRSASADDIKQAFRGLAKQYHPDLNPGRPDIEQKFKEVNAAYSLLSDPDKRARFDKGEIDASGAERPDRTFRRAWGAGAGSGRGGGFGAGFGTRGPGGGAKPGAGAGDDPFADDMFNDIFGATKRRYSSGGGAGVKAKGSDVNYSVSVSFADACLGAKRRLTLSTGKTIDVNIPPGTRDQTKLRLKGQGLAGLGGAGAGDAIVEVLVDNHPLFTRKDDDIHLDVPVTLQEAVLGAAIKVPTLDGQVAVKVPAGANSGTILRLKGKGIPNADRKVTGDLYVKLMVMLPEKPDAELTSFIERWSKGKDYDVRRKLGV from the coding sequence ATGCGCGATCCCTACCTTGTCCTCGGCCTGACGCGGAGTGCCTCTGCCGATGACATCAAGCAGGCCTTTCGCGGGCTGGCCAAGCAGTACCATCCCGACCTGAACCCCGGCCGTCCCGACATTGAGCAGAAGTTCAAGGAGGTCAACGCCGCTTATTCCCTGCTGTCCGATCCGGACAAGCGGGCGCGGTTTGACAAGGGCGAGATTGATGCCAGCGGCGCCGAACGGCCCGACCGCACCTTCCGCCGCGCCTGGGGTGCAGGTGCCGGCAGTGGTCGTGGCGGCGGATTCGGGGCGGGGTTTGGCACGCGCGGCCCCGGTGGTGGTGCCAAGCCGGGTGCGGGTGCTGGCGATGATCCCTTCGCCGACGATATGTTCAATGATATCTTCGGGGCCACCAAGCGCCGCTACTCCTCGGGTGGTGGTGCGGGCGTCAAGGCCAAGGGCAGCGACGTCAATTATTCGGTCAGCGTCAGCTTTGCCGATGCCTGCCTGGGGGCCAAGCGACGGCTGACCCTGTCCACGGGCAAGACCATCGATGTCAACATCCCCCCCGGCACGCGCGATCAGACCAAGCTGCGCCTGAAGGGGCAGGGTCTGGCGGGGCTGGGCGGTGCCGGTGCGGGCGACGCGATTGTCGAGGTGCTGGTCGATAACCACCCGCTATTTACCCGCAAGGATGATGACATCCATCTGGATGTGCCGGTGACGTTGCAAGAGGCGGTGTTGGGGGCGGCCATCAAGGTGCCGACCCTGGACGGGCAGGTGGCCGTGAAGGTCCCCGCCGGTGCCAATAGCGGCACCATCCTGCGCCTGAAGGGCAAGGGCATCCCCAATGCCGACCGCAAGGTGACGGGCGACCTTTATGTGAAGCTGATGGTGATGCTGCCGGAAAAGCCGGATGCGGAGCTGACCAGCTTCATCGAGCGCTGGTCCAAGGGTAAGGATTACGACGTGCGGCGCAAGCTGGGGGTGTGA